In Anaerostipes hadrus ATCC 29173 = JCM 17467, a single genomic region encodes these proteins:
- a CDS encoding spore coat associated protein CotJA yields the protein MNQCYCDRSSGMCEHGHRHGGVDSMPVAMQYVPWQHWSRIYSPEEGLQCGTIFPELNKPFYGKGACR from the coding sequence ATGAATCAATGTTATTGTGATCGATCATCAGGAATGTGTGAGCATGGTCATCGGCATGGTGGAGTGGATTCTATGCCGGTTGCTATGCAGTATGTTCCATGGCAGCATTGGAGCAGGATTTATAGTCCGGAAGAAGGATTACAATGTGGAACGATCTTTCCAGAGTTGAATAAACCATTTTATGGGAAAGGGGCGTGCCGGTAA
- a CDS encoding spore coat protein CotJB, with translation MNQYDKKKLLNYIDAVSFALIDTNLYLDTHPNDKKAMDHFNQYQKARKQALKEYARNFEPLTIDSADIDDHFTWATDSWPWMKRGGC, from the coding sequence ATGAATCAGTATGATAAGAAAAAGTTGTTAAATTATATTGATGCAGTCAGCTTTGCATTGATTGATACGAATCTGTATCTTGATACACACCCAAATGACAAAAAAGCAATGGACCATTTTAATCAATATCAGAAGGCAAGAAAGCAGGCATTAAAAGAATATGCGAGAAATTTTGAACCATTGACGATTGATAGTGCAGATATAGATGATCATTTTACATGGGCAACGGATTCTTGGCCATGGATGAAGAGGGGAGGTTGTTGA
- a CDS encoding manganese catalase family protein, producing the protein MWNYEKRLEFPVNIKRTDPKMAQLIITQYGGPDGELGASMRYLSQRFAMPYKNVCGVLTDIGTEELAHLEMICTIVHQLTRDLTPEQVKKSGFGAYYVDHTAGVWPQAASGVPFSAATFQSVGDPITDLSEDLAAEQKARTTYDNLLRLIDDPDVREPLKFLREREIVHFQRFGEALRTVQDHLDSKNFYAINPAFDHSGNCNK; encoded by the coding sequence ATGTGGAATTATGAAAAACGATTGGAGTTTCCGGTAAATATCAAACGAACAGATCCCAAGATGGCACAATTGATCATTACGCAGTATGGTGGTCCAGATGGGGAATTAGGAGCTTCGATGCGGTATTTGTCGCAGCGATTTGCGATGCCATATAAAAATGTTTGTGGGGTGCTAACCGATATAGGTACAGAAGAATTAGCTCACTTGGAAATGATCTGTACGATCGTGCATCAGTTAACTAGAGATCTAACTCCAGAACAGGTGAAAAAATCAGGGTTTGGAGCTTACTATGTAGATCATACAGCAGGTGTATGGCCACAAGCAGCAAGTGGTGTACCGTTTAGCGCAGCGACGTTTCAGTCTGTGGGAGATCCGATTACAGATTTAAGTGAAGACCTTGCTGCAGAACAAAAAGCAAGAACAACGTATGATAATTTGTTAAGGCTTATTGATGATCCAGATGTTAGAGAGCCACTGAAATTCTTACGAGAAAGAGAAATCGTGCATTTCCAGAGATTTGGTGAAGCACTGAGGACTGTACAGGATCATTTGGATTCTAAGAATTTTTATGCGATCAATCCAGCATTTGATCATAGTGGTAATTGTAATAAATAA
- a CDS encoding MarR family winged helix-turn-helix transcriptional regulator, translating into MKINIEFPRKLLEVYNDACKPLCKKLKLPQTAFDILMFLGNNPQYQTARDIVKIRNIKANLISINVEKLVKEGYLRREEIKGDRRKTKLIITEKAHPVIKEGQQLQQGFVDQLFDNTTQEDKKIFFHVMKNMDKNLDDILKGGN; encoded by the coding sequence ATGAAGATCAATATAGAATTTCCGAGAAAGTTGTTAGAGGTATATAACGATGCATGTAAGCCGTTATGCAAGAAATTAAAATTACCACAGACAGCTTTTGATATTTTAATGTTTTTAGGAAACAATCCACAATACCAGACAGCCAGAGATATCGTAAAGATCAGAAATATCAAAGCAAATCTTATATCGATCAACGTAGAGAAACTTGTGAAAGAAGGTTATTTAAGAAGAGAAGAGATCAAAGGTGATCGAAGAAAAACAAAACTGATTATTACAGAAAAAGCACATCCAGTGATCAAAGAAGGACAGCAGTTACAACAAGGATTTGTAGATCAGTTGTTTGATAATACAACACAAGAAGATAAAAAAATTTTTTTCCATGTAATGAAAAATATGGATAAGAATTTAGATGATATTTTGAAAGGTGGAAACTAA